The region TGACAATACAAAGCCCTGCAAACTTAAGCGACACACAGAGCCCTGTGAGTACTGTAGAAGTACGACAAAGTACGACAAAGGCTCAGAAAGTACTGGTACAATCGCCACAAATGATTGCTACAAATTACTATAAAGAATAACCATCCTGCAAACCCAGAAATCATGCCCCAAAAGAAACTAAAATTAccacaaataaatcacaaattggCACAAAGGACTAACAAACAGTATCACATAGTACAGCAATCACTAAATTGTACTAGAAACAACCACAAAGCATATCCCAAGTACATCAAAATGCCAAATTAGTACATAGAACCACAGAGAATACCAATCGGCTTGGCCAAAACTATCAAGAGTTACGACAGCGTACTTCTAAGGAACGCAAGAATGGTCAGTGTTGAAATATTCAAAACTACTAAAATAACCACAGACTACAACAAATTACtacaaataattacagaatAAAGTGAATGTACTccattaaaagtaaatgttgtgtatttaaaacatttgtattagcaacaaaatgtacttttactttttactgtatgAGTGGTTGTTATGTAGTGGAGTGGAAATATAAAGCATCATAGAATGTAAAGCACCTCAAAATtgtgttgaaaaatataaatatattttatagacaTTCAGTAAGAATTAAATACCTGGATATAACTTTGGTATTAGGATACTATATATTTTGCAACATTGCCTGGAAttgaatgataataatatattacaacATATGTAGTTTTTCTAATAGTCGGTGATACTATAGTACTCTGTGGCTCTGTGTGGTAGTTTGTGGCGGTACCAGTTGCCCGGGCCTTTCCTTGATAGAGGTCATGAATCTAACTCCTTCATTAAATGTTTGGAAATGGTCACAAATGGCTCTATAAAACATTTACCAATGTTTTATAGAGCCATTATAAGACATTCATAagaacaatatttatattaccAGGTTGTGAAAAATCCCTTTGGCTGGTGTTTATACtttctatagatatatatatataataatgcagATGTTAAAACATGCTTGTGGGTTTCACATTTTCTAATATCTCCTCAAGGCAAGATGCTAATAAATGGCTTTTGGTCCAAATTCTCCAGAGCTAGTGTGCACTTTTTTGCGCTATTAATGGCTTATCACTGATGTAAACACAATTAGCTAATGAGTTATTAGCCTCGAATTGCACCATATAAACACTGAATGTCTatttctctctgacacacacagaaaaaatgtaatattggcATTATGCTCATGACCTTGATGAGATCTTTAGCTTAACATAAGTTTATTAATACATACTCTCATCATacttgtgtgtgtacagtaccagtcaaaagtttggacacaccttctcattcaatggtttttctttattttaatttttccaaacttttgactggtactgtacatgtatatatatatatatatatatatatatatatatatatatatatatatatatatatatatatatatatgtatatatatactatgactatatcatgatatatttacatatagtatatatacatatatatatactatatgtaaatacatatatatatatatatatatatatatatatatatataaatatatatatatatatatatatatatatatatatatatatatatatatatatatatatatacatgtacagtaccagtcaaaagtttggacacaccttctcattcaatggtttttctttatttttatttttttctacattgcagattaatattgaagacatccaaactatgaaggaacacatatggaattatgtggtaaacaaacaaatgctcaacaaacaagaatatgttttatattttagattcttcaaagtagttgaatgagaaggtgtgtccaaacttttgactggtactgtagctcctaaaaacatgaaaaactttttttaatttatgatttttttttaaaggttattaTTGGtgtttcttaaaaagaaaacaaacttttttaacttttcaattGTCTTTCATCACCTGGATAATGTGGAGTGCGGCTGTATTCGAATATTTACGGTAATACAACAAGTGACGCTGCTATGGTGACCTCGTTGTATCTCACAGAACGTCCCTCGGTGGCGGATATAACCTTGAACTAACTAAActgtaaatgttaataaaatacgTTCACATTTCTCGActtgtgttgattttatatAACCGAATCCGTTGAGGAATGTTAGTTTAAAACAgtcattattatgttttcaggtttgACACCGCCCGTGCGAAAAGCGCGGTAACAAAAACCGAGCGCCCCTGTCCCCTCAAAACCACCTCCGGaagaaataaacagcaaaaGTGCACAACACAAGCATCCACTCCTCCTTCCAGACATTTGTGTGCATCCTCCCTGCACCTGATATATACaggtgaatatatatatatttatttgcatttctaaTAACAAGCAGAAGTCCTTGTGGAGCATGCAGAACAGCGGCTTCCAGAGCCAGCTGCTGTCCGTCATGGAGGTCCTGGCCAAGGCGGCCGTGGCGGAGATCCACCGGAGCGTGGATGACAGCTGCGCGGTGCTCCGGCTGGAGGTGAGCCAGAGCCGGCGGGACATCGAGCTGCTGCGGAGGAAGTGTGAGGCGATGGAGGCAGAGCTGAGGAGGAGCCGGAGGAGAGCCAGGAGGAGAGGTAGAGCTGCAAGGTCCTGGTGTTAAATCATCTGTAGCTTCTGCTTCTGTGATGTGGGTTTAGTTCAggttatttgcacaattgaaaaatgtaaaaaacaattgataaattatattaaagtgCAGGAAGAGATTTGAAGCCTCcacttatataatattttaaaaaaaaatgaaaaagcatttttacaagatatgatttataataacacattataaacaacaagaaaacaaagaaaaagcctCCACctgtgaatatttaaaaaaaagaaaacaaagaaaaagccttgaaaaaaaaatattgcatttttacaagatgtgatttataataacacataataaacaacaagaaaacaaagaaaaagcctccacctaatatttaaaaaaaaatcacaatactataacgaatacaaaaataatatacatatggtatgaaatattgttgaaaaagcatgttttataagatatgatttataataatacattataataaacaagaaaacaaagaaaagtccacaaatacaaaaagaatatacagtaccagtcaaaagtttggaccaccttctcattcaatggtttttcttgaTTTTACTGGAAAagagctgaggaggagcaggaggaataGGTAGAGCTGCAAGGTATGGTGTTAAATCATCTGTAGATGTGGGTTTACAaatttgcaaataaaaatataaaaaacaattgatgaatgatattaaagtaataatatttttttactataatattgttgaaaaaagaaaaagcctccacctaatatttaaaaaaatcatgttttattgttgaaaaagcatttttacaagattttataaagatatgatttataataatacattataataaacaagaaaacaaagaaaaagcctccacctaatatttaaaaaaaaatcacaatactataacgaatacaaaaaacGAAAATACAtgtggtatgaaatattgttgaaaaagcatgttttataagatatgatttataataacacattataaacaacaagaaaacaaagaaaaagcctccaactaatatttaaaaaaaaatcacattactataacgaatacaaaaaaaaaataatatacatatacaaaaaaaatatgaaatattgttgaaaaagcatgttttataagatatgatttataataacacattataaaccacaagaaaacaaagaaaaagcctCCACctaatatttctttaaaaatcacattactataacgaatacaaaaagaaaatacatgtggtatgaaatattgttgaaaaagcatttttacaagatgtgatttataataacaatacattataaacaacaagaaaacaaattcctacacaaaagtaatgctaCAAGTCCCTGTGAATGCAACAGCtacagattgtgtttttttctgttcctcttcTTCAGTGTTTTATCCTCCTGCAGCCGAGAGGTTCTCCCCTTTAGTCAAAGTAGTgctgcacagagagagacagagcacaGGCTGGGACGCTGAGGCTCAAGATCAACCCCAGCAGGTATGAATACttcaaaatattactttttaatgttaattcaTCTGCTTTTATAATAATCAATTGATAATTCGGTCTATTTAATGcaaggaaataatgaaaaatgctcGCCACACTTTCCCAGAGCCCAATGTTAGGTCTTtatattgcttgttttgtctgctcAACAGTACAACACACTAGTATATTCAATTTGACAGATAAAAGCAACACATCCTCACATTTGATAAGCTAGATCCATGGCTGTAACaattaatgttttacattttgacttGGTAAATGacaattaattgataaaaagtgttattttatgtCTGATTCAAATTGTTAACCCCATTCAAAGGAGACAACTTATCAGGTTTTGGAGGTCAAATAGAGTACAGTTGGTCATcctattaaagtaaaataaaattggtaaacattaaacaaaatatatgccAATTTAGTGCAGttacattttaagtttaattatgtctgaataaatgtatgtatgtatatatattaaaacgtAAATGTAAACTCAACGTAGATGGGTTATTCCTTTACTTGTGCAGCGTGTTGTTTATCTGTTGTGAGTattcacctgtgtgtgtatctgtgtgtgtgtgtttgtgaatgtgtgtgtgaggcagtgGATCTCCCCTGTGTGAGTATTAATATTGAGCCCTGTGTTGCAGTGTGCCGACGTGGAGCCGGCTAACGAAGCTGAACACATACTGATCAAAGAGGAGTGTGAAGAGGAGACGAACGACTCGGAGGACAAACTGAGTGAGTTCAATCACAAACATCAGACACTTCCTCCGCTCATCACGTGATCGGtgtaaaaagctttttaaagatTGTTGTAGCAGCGTGTATAATACACAGAACATGtgacttaaaaaacacacatttcttaGCTCATTTGaaagtgttaataatgtttcaGAGTAGAGAATAGAGCTTAGGAGAGTTTAGACTCAGTAAAACCCTCAATATTAGTATTAAACCATTTATATTCACACAGAATAATCACCATTGCTATGACTGATTTTGTGTAGGTAACAATTATAGCTACTGTTACCCATGACGAGCTACACATGCGGCGCTTTCAGTCAGCcaatcaaaaaataaactaattgcAGCCTTGATGTGCGACTTTTAACGTGCGTCATTAACCATTAACCATGACTCAAAATATATTGGGGGCAGCGTATGATTAAACAGGAAGCGAATTCAGGTCCGCAGGTTGTGCTTTAATCATAGAAACAGATTGAGTGTTACTTCCATAACTCTCAGATTGAATGAGAACATCTATCCATAtctatacatacatttttatatcaacattGTACGGTTATTCAGACTTCTTTGATTAGACAATACTGTTGTTTCTGGTGAGGTTAAAGGCACATGTATTGCTATTTCTCTCTACATAtctgtgtttagtgtgtgttgtgatgtgCCTGTCATGAAGAAAGTGGGTTTGAGTGCAGTTCAGGTTCTGGTCCAGttgcttttgttttacagtatttttttttttactgattccAGTATTGAATTTGATTTTTGAAAGGGAATCCTAGAACTAATGTTACATCTAAGAACTAGTAAAGAATTACATTAAGAGAACTAAATTGCTGTGCTGTATAAATGTTTTACACATGGCTCTTTGGTAATAAAAACAGGGGTGATATCATAAGATTTGATAAGAGATTTATTTGACTTAGAGCTTTAAAACCTCCACTTTAAGACGATGTGTGGTTCCTGTGCTTTCTTTAGTCTCTGGAGCCGAGCAGCAGCCGCGTTTCGACGCCTCACAACCGGCCCAGACTGACAGCTTCGTAGAGCGTTACCACTCTGCTGAGAACCCAGCCGACCCTGGATCTCTGGTTTCCCCCGCAGACGTCTACGACACTTTcccagagcagcagctggacgGACACCGAAGCGAGGCAGAGCTCGTGGTGAAACACGAGAACGAGGAAGAGCCCGACGAGAATGCAGCTCCTCTCGATCCAACCCACAGGTTTGAGACGGAGGAAGTCGACCGTCAGCTGTGGCCGTCCGACCCGTGCGGAGACGCCGTTGATCCGAGCTTCTCGGGCGCCGAGCATCAGTTTGAGCCGATTCCCTTTGTGTTCCCGTCACAGAGTGGGATGCATTTGGAGGACACGGTGCCTCAAATTCACTCGGTGGGGAAATCACATTCAGTCCTGGTGAGTGCAGCACGCGTGAAGAGAAGAGCCAGAGCGTTGGGATGTAGGAGATCGCAACCAGAGGAAGGACACAGTGCGTTGTCTCAGATTAACACCATGGATCAGTGCTTGATTCCTCAACAATCACAGAATCAAGTGAGGAGCCAACACGAGGATTTGACGCCGCCAAACCAAGCAGCATCTTCTTTCTGCATGAACAACcgaagcagcagcagcggcggcggcgttGGCGGCTTCGGCCTGGCGAGGAGGATGAGGACGCCCTGGAGGTCGGGCATCGGCGAGAAGAGGTTCAGCTGCACGTACTGCGACAAAAGCTTCGTGAGGTTCAGTCAGCTCAAGGAGCACCTGAGGAGCCACACGGGGGAGAAACCGTTCAGCTGCCTGCAGTGCGGCCGGAGCTTCACCAAACAGTGCAACCTCATCCGACACGCGGTGGTCCACAGCGGAGAGAAACCCTACGAGTGCTCGCTGTGCGGGAAGTGCTTCACGCAGCGCTCCAGCCTGAAGTCGCACCAGAAAACAGCACACTGAGTTCACAGGGGTTTATTTTATACATCGGATTGATAAGTTAGTTTTTGGATGTAATTTTGTtgtagtgtttttattatattattatagtatttaatacaattttgataaaaatgaGACTGGAATGGTAATACTGTATCATCATATAGCTTTAATGTGGTTTCAAGTTCAActacatgtatgtatattttgaattttaggtttttttgtagtatttttcCTTTAGTGGCTCTAGGCAGACACTAGTTGCCATTGTTTTCGGTCAATACAGTCAATAACTGACAAAAATGTCTGTAGAGAATTGAATTGACTGCCTGAAACTGGAGGGGAAAGACACTAAACTTTCTAAAGACAGTAAATGGTCAGAACATCCGATCCGACCTGGTATGGCCCTTTAAATGTGTAACTTCCTGTCTTGAAATTGCTCCATTTGTTTAGATGAGTTAAAGAAACACCTTTGCTTCTTTTGTGATATCAGCactgttaatgtttttatttcccaaaaatatttattgtatattaatatctttttaaaagcacaaaaagtcccattatattgttatatatatatataatggttttttttacatgttgtttAATTGTTGTGACATACAGTGATGGACATTAGGAGAGTTCTCCACTCAGATAGAAATATGAAGGATAcactaattaaaatattttaagaataaGGATGTCAGGTGTTCTGCTGGTCCAACATTTCACCAAACTCTAAATTCTGTCAGATTTATTGGTGCTAGAGGTGAACTATGGAAGACAGGACCAAATATTAGTATGGATATGATTTGTTGGGTCATTTTTATGTAAGACATTGTAGGTGAAGTCTGCATTAGTCCGTCTGTTTCTTTATCATTTCACTGCAGTTTGGTTTTAAGCAAAGCTTTGTGGGAAAAGTCTGCACTATATTAGCTCTTAATGATCATGTCAGTCTCAAAAAACTTTGTTAATGAGCAAAAGTGATGCTGAGCTTGTACACAGTTCGGGCCTCTAATGTTTGATCATTAAAGTCATTGCTTGATTTTTACCATGTcaaaccaaaaatgtatatttttgttttcagatttaTAAAATATCAATGTTGTTTACCCCTTGTCCCATTTTCATACTTAAtaacatgaaaaacatatagttataaatacaaaataagcaAGGagatatgactttttttaggaTATTCGCAACTTGAAAAAT is a window of Anoplopoma fimbria isolate UVic2021 breed Golden Eagle Sablefish chromosome 3, Afim_UVic_2022, whole genome shotgun sequence DNA encoding:
- the si:ch211-155e24.3 gene encoding adult enhancer factor 1: MQNSGFQSQLLSVMEVLAKAAVAEIHRSVDDSCAVLRLEVSQSRRDIELLRRKCEAMEAELRRSRRRARRRVFYPPAAERFSPLVKVVLHRERQSTGWDAEAQDQPQQCADVEPANEAEHILIKEECEEETNDSEDKLISGAEQQPRFDASQPAQTDSFVERYHSAENPADPGSLVSPADVYDTFPEQQLDGHRSEAELVVKHENEEEPDENAAPLDPTHRFETEEVDRQLWPSDPCGDAVDPSFSGAEHQFEPIPFVFPSQSGMHLEDTVPQIHSVGKSHSVLVSAARVKRRARALGCRRSQPEEGHSALSQINTMDQCLIPQQSQNQVRSQHEDLTPPNQAASSFCMNNRSSSSGGGVGGFGLARRMRTPWRSGIGEKRFSCTYCDKSFVRFSQLKEHLRSHTGEKPFSCLQCGRSFTKQCNLIRHAVVHSGEKPYECSLCGKCFTQRSSLKSHQKTAH